The following proteins come from a genomic window of Nostoc sp. TCL26-01:
- a CDS encoding heavy metal-responsive transcriptional regulator: MLAQAESKQIGSVAKASGVPIKTIRYYEELGLLKSSGRTEGGFRLFNSDVLSRLHFIKRAQSLGLTLSEIKEFLNVHDAGELPCEQIKTKLEDKVTAIDEQIQQLLILRQELTGLLSGWEIKPESPHTTICPIIERE; encoded by the coding sequence ATGTTAGCCCAAGCAGAATCAAAACAAATTGGTTCAGTTGCCAAAGCAAGCGGTGTACCCATCAAAACTATTCGTTACTACGAAGAACTTGGCCTACTCAAATCATCAGGGAGAACTGAGGGTGGCTTTAGATTATTTAATAGCGATGTTTTATCTCGGTTACACTTTATCAAACGCGCTCAAAGTCTGGGGTTGACGTTATCAGAAATTAAAGAGTTTTTAAATGTTCATGATGCTGGAGAATTACCTTGTGAACAGATAAAAACTAAGCTAGAAGACAAAGTCACAGCCATTGATGAACAAATCCAACAATTACTCATTCTCAGACAAGAATTAACAGGACTGCTTTCTGGTTGGGAAATCAAACCTGAGAGTCCTCACACAACTATTTGTCCGATTATTGAAAGAGAATAG